The DNA sequence GCGAACAGGACAAGAAGGAGCACCAATTAGCCAAGGAGCGGGCGCCTATAGTCCAGGCCGGCCCGGCGCGCCGGCGCGGATGGGGACACGGTAACTGGGCCTTTTACCGAAAAAACAATACGCTCTACATGCCATTGAACACGGCCTGGATGCGATTCCGGGCAGCGGGTAATGACGATGGAGTGCCGGACAACCATCTTTCTGACATCGATATTAAGGTCAATAGCCTCGAACAACTCGAGCCGGCGCTGCAGCAAGCGCGCAATGTGCTGATGTTAACTCATCGGGGCATCGAAGATTTCGGGTTTCGAACACAGGAGAATCAGTTGGAGAGCATTAACCAACAAATCCACAACGCACGGATGAGCGGCGGCTTTATCGCGGGCATCAGCCTAATCGTTGGAGGCATCGGGATTATGAATATCATGCTGGCCAGCATCAACGAGCGGATTCGCGAGATCGGCATCTGTAAAGCAGTCGGAGCAACCGGCGTGGCGATTTTCATCCAGGTCCTGATCGAGAGCATGGTTATTGCCCTGTTAGGGGCGGGAGTGGGGGTCGGTTTTTCCTACGCATTCGTTTGGTTGCTTGAGCACGTGAGCCCCGTGTCCAATGCGCCGGTCATTACTCCATTGGCGATGCTGGTTGCCGTAGCTTTCAGCGCGGCGGTGGGGATTTTCGCCGGACTTTTCCCCGCCATCAAAGCGGCGCGCCTGGACCCGATACAGGCCTTGCGCTACGAATAAGCGCGTTTATTGCGCAACGATCTGAATTGTGTGGGTGACCGGGACGAATGCCGTGTGGATGGCGGCTTCGAGCGGTTGGCGCTCCTGTTCCGCCCGGCTGGCTACTCCCTCCATATCCTTTTTGGCTTCCGGGCTGCGGAACAGCTCCTTGATCTCCCGGGTCTCAAAGGCCTGCTTGGCGGCAACGGCGGCATCCACTTTCGCGAAGGCTTCGCTGAACGGATTGTTGGGGAATTCCTCGGCAAGATTAACGCCGCGAGCCAGTTGTTCAGCGGAAAAAGTGTTGCTTTCACCGCCCCAAATCACCTTGTAACTCGAGCCAGGAGCATTTTTAAACCGAAGCATCAACCGGTTGAGTTCCTTGTTGAAAGGGACCAGCGTCATACCCGAGCGAATGCTGCTGTCCTTCGAGACGTCATCATTGCCACATGCCGGATAGCCGGCAACGGCCTCGCTGCTCAACTCGCAAGGACAAAACGGATAGCGCGAGCTGCGGATTTCGAATATGCCGTCCTTTGCAGAACGCAGTTGATGGCCTCGAGAAGTTTTCATGCGGTTTCGCTTTAAATCGACGGTGAAGGTGCCCAGGTCGCCATTGAGGCCAAGGGCTTTCAGAAAGGCATAAGCCATGATCGTGTGGCCGGCCCAGCCCGGGTGAACGCCATCCTTTCCACAAATGGCATAATTGGCGCCGTACTCCTGCTGCGCCTCGGCGCCGGCGGTGACCATGGGCCAGAATACATCCGCAAAACCGACGCGCTCCTGGCGGGCAATTTCAATGCCGATATTGCGCAGATTGCAAAGATTGAGATTCAGGTCATCCACCGTGCCCGTTGCGCTCTTGACCCAGAACGGCACCTTGCCCACGCAGCCCGCCGAGCCCTCGACCACTCGCACTCCGTTCGCCTTAAAGGCCTCCACGATACCCGTGGAGTACTTGCGGTAAGCCCGCCCAATACGCTCTTCGTAAGAGCGGTACTCGTGGTCGTTCATGCCGTAGCACGTCGTAGCGATGGTCGGTTTGAAACGCAGGCAATCATTGGTCATACGGGCCAGAAAACCGTCTGCCCGCTCCCCGCTCCAGCCATATTGCCTCACCCTGATTTCGAGTTCCGGCACGCAGACCGTCAGGTAATCTTCCATTAGCCGCGAGTACATCTTTTGCTCGGTAATCGAGTCGCCGCAAATCGCGAGCCGATCGCCATGGCGCAAAAGCAGGCCCGCAGGTTGCGGCGCTTTAAGAAGCTGGAACTTTGCCAGCGCCGGGTCCGCAAGGTTGGCTTCAAAAGACCAAACCGGGGTGGAACAGGAAACGACAAGAGCCAAGACGAGAGTGATTTTCAAACGCATTCAAACAATGTTTTTGCTTTAACGACACAATGGCGCCCGTATCCACCAGAAACGAAGCAGTATAGGGCGGCTTGGATTTCTGTAGATTCGAGACGGACGCCGTCACATGCGCGCAACCCATAATGCGCGGGAAACTAAGCCGATGCCAAAATCGTGTCAATCCCAGCCCGGCTTGGCTTCGTTTAACTCGGATTGGGCGGATGGTCCGGCGGTGGGGTTTGGGTTGCCTTTTTTCGCTGGTGCCGCGCAACGATTTGGCGTGTGAGCAGAAACGAGATGAGGGCAAAAGGCGCAGCGCAGACGCTGCCGCCCACCAGCAAGGGTTTGCCCACGGAAAAGAAAGTGGTCCAGCGCCACCAGGAAAGCCCTCTCCATTGAAAATGAGTGATGGGCGGAGGCAATTCATGGGGGTGGCTTAGAATCCAATAACCAATCGTGTATTCCCAACGGTAAATCAGAGGCATGAAGGGGAAAATAACATCATGCAATGTCCCTGCTATTACAGCAGCCAGGATGTTGCTGCCGGTTATCCAGGCAAAAAAGATGGCCGAGAGCGTTTTCAATCCCAGCAAAGGGGTAAATCCGAAGAAGACGCCAATAGCCACACCGCCGGCTATGGCTTGGGGTGTGTCGCGAATCGCCAGCAACTTCAACGAATGCTCGTGCAGCCAGCGGTGCAGGTTAAAATCGAATTTCTTCAATGTAATTATTTTTTGAGTTCTCGACTGGTGGAAGTGCCGTGGACCAGGCACCCCGCGCCTTCCGGTTATTCGGGTGCTGCGGCCTGATGAGCCGCCTGCCAACGCCGGTTGAACCCGACGGCCTCGGCATACCGCACGCCTGTGCCGCCGAAGATGTCTAACGCCGCGCCGATGGTCAAATCGATGCGACCCTGCCCTGTCCGCGTGACCTGTTCGAGGTCGCGCAATGAGTTTGCGCCTCCAGCGTAAGTGACCGGGTTGGTAGTCCACTCTGCCAGATGCCCCACCAATTCCAAATCGACTCCCCGGCAGAGACCTTCGACATCGACGGCATGGATGAGAAACTCGGCGCACCAGGGCGCCAGGCGATCGAATATCGCGGGGCTGAGTGTCACATCAGTGAATTTCTGCCAACTCTCGGTCACGACCACGTACTCATGACCTCGCTTGCGGCAGCTCAGGTCCAATACCAACCGCTCCTTCCCAATTTCCTGCCGCAATTTGCGCAGCCGCTCCCAATCCAGAAGTCCTTCCCGGAAAATCCAGGAGGTCACAATCACGTGCGACGCCCCCGCATTGAGCCAATCGCGCGCATTATCAGCAGAAACCCCTCCCCCCGCTTGTAACCCGCCAGGGAACGCGCCCAAGGCCGAGCGCGCCTGCGCTTCATTTCCAGGGCCGAGCATGATGACGTGGCCGCCACGCAGGTCGTCACGTTTGTACAGCTCAGCGTACCAGGATGCCGGGCGTTCGGAAACGAAATGGGTTTGTAGTTTTCCCGGATCGCCTGCAAGCGTCCCACCCACGATTTGTTTCACTTTGCCCTCATGCAGATCGATGCACGGACGAAACATCCTCCCACACTAAAACCCTGCGAGCGAAATTCAAAGCGCAATATACTGGACATGCGGGAGCCGGGAGCTTGATTGGGGCTCAGGCCCCCACTCCAAGGGCGCAATGGTTGGGCGAATGCCAGTCTCAAACGTTTTGATTCAACCAGCTATCAGCGAAATCATTTTCACTGACACCGAATCGTGAGAGCTATGTGAGGCGCTCTGAACCCGCCCCGCCGCCGGCACGCGCACAAAGGATGGTTGACAGTTTAGCCCATTAAACCTATATGCGAGGGCAAGGCAGAGTGAACAACTGCATGAAAACTTTATGAAAACAACTCTTGGATACATCACAGCCCTGGCGCTGGGTTTCGGCATGGCTTGGGCGCAAGACACCGGCTTCTACGTCAAAGGGGATTTGGGGGGCAATATCACGCAAGATATCAACCTCAAAGAGTTCTTCGGCCCGGTCGCTCCCGGGAGCAAGATTGCGTTGGACCCTGGATTCCGCGCGGGACTGGCGGGGGGCTACCAGGTGACAGAATGGTTTGCCGGTGAAGTCGAGGCGGGCGTCATGGAGAACCGTATCCATTCGATTACCGATGCGACTCGCATCCACGATGCTAATTTTGCCAATATTCCTTTTCTGTTGAACGCCAGACTGCAGTGGCCGACCCCCTGCCCATTCACTCCATACATTGGCGCGGGCGTGGGTTTCTCGGAATCCATTTTTGATGTCGGCAACATCACCATCAATGGAATTGACATGCACGGCAGCAGCGCGGATGCCGTGTTTGCTTATCAGGCCTTCGCCGGGATTCGCTATCGATTGAACGACCGGATGGGCTTAAACCTCGAGTACCGTTATTTTGTGGCCGCCAGCCCCAGTTGGCAGGCCGATTTCACATTTAATACCGTGAGCGACACTGTCCGTTTTGGCGAGGCGCGCACCCACGCGATCAGCCTGGCATTTGATTTCCGTTTCTAGGCTTTCTTAGCCTCCTGTCTCGACAAATCCGCGCGCCCGGCTACATTGGCGCGCATGTCGGCAAGCGGCCAACCATTGGTAATAGCCGGGCGCATCTTTCGCTCGCGCCTGATCGTCGGCACCGGGAAGTTTCCTTCCCCGGAATCGATGCGGGCGGCGTTGGAAGCCAGCGGAACAGAACTGGTGACGGTCGCGTTGCGCC is a window from the Verrucomicrobiia bacterium genome containing:
- a CDS encoding SGNH/GDSL hydrolase family protein; the protein is MRLKITLVLALVVSCSTPVWSFEANLADPALAKFQLLKAPQPAGLLLRHGDRLAICGDSITEQKMYSRLMEDYLTVCVPELEIRVRQYGWSGERADGFLARMTNDCLRFKPTIATTCYGMNDHEYRSYEERIGRAYRKYSTGIVEAFKANGVRVVEGSAGCVGKVPFWVKSATGTVDDLNLNLCNLRNIGIEIARQERVGFADVFWPMVTAGAEAQQEYGANYAICGKDGVHPGWAGHTIMAYAFLKALGLNGDLGTFTVDLKRNRMKTSRGHQLRSAKDGIFEIRSSRYPFCPCELSSEAVAGYPACGNDDVSKDSSIRSGMTLVPFNKELNRLMLRFKNAPGSSYKVIWGGESNTFSAEQLARGVNLAEEFPNNPFSEAFAKVDAAVAAKQAFETREIKELFRSPEAKKDMEGVASRAEQERQPLEAAIHTAFVPVTHTIQIVAQ
- a CDS encoding DUF2062 domain-containing protein — protein: MKKFDFNLHRWLHEHSLKLLAIRDTPQAIAGGVAIGVFFGFTPLLGLKTLSAIFFAWITGSNILAAVIAGTLHDVIFPFMPLIYRWEYTIGYWILSHPHELPPPITHFQWRGLSWWRWTTFFSVGKPLLVGGSVCAAPFALISFLLTRQIVARHQRKKATQTPPPDHPPNPS
- a CDS encoding porin family protein — encoded protein: MKTTLGYITALALGFGMAWAQDTGFYVKGDLGGNITQDINLKEFFGPVAPGSKIALDPGFRAGLAGGYQVTEWFAGEVEAGVMENRIHSITDATRIHDANFANIPFLLNARLQWPTPCPFTPYIGAGVGFSESIFDVGNITINGIDMHGSSADAVFAYQAFAGIRYRLNDRMGLNLEYRYFVAASPSWQADFTFNTVSDTVRFGEARTHAISLAFDFRF
- a CDS encoding ABC transporter permease yields the protein MLSLNTIIVGLKEVWAHKFRSVLTMLGIILGVGSLVGMAAIIKGMENGMKETMIAMGGADKVLLEDQDVPAEQEHLADQAPGRTMVDVDALRQCAPLLRLISPEMAINGVYVTHADKMVVPSETVGVWPAVLDMNLHTLQYGRFFSDLDEEKANAVCVIGTGIRDELFGSPDKVGKEIVPIGETININGQPFTIVGMFAHYESEQDKKEHQLAKERAPIVQAGPARRRGWGHGNWAFYRKNNTLYMPLNTAWMRFRAAGNDDGVPDNHLSDIDIKVNSLEQLEPALQQARNVLMLTHRGIEDFGFRTQENQLESINQQIHNARMSGGFIAGISLIVGGIGIMNIMLASINERIREIGICKAVGATGVAIFIQVLIESMVIALLGAGVGVGFSYAFVWLLEHVSPVSNAPVITPLAMLVAVAFSAAVGIFAGLFPAIKAARLDPIQALRYE
- the hisA gene encoding phosphoribosylformimino-5-aminoimidazole carboxamide ribotide isomerase, with translation MFRPCIDLHEGKVKQIVGGTLAGDPGKLQTHFVSERPASWYAELYKRDDLRGGHVIMLGPGNEAQARSALGAFPGGLQAGGGVSADNARDWLNAGASHVIVTSWIFREGLLDWERLRKLRQEIGKERLVLDLSCRKRGHEYVVVTESWQKFTDVTLSPAIFDRLAPWCAEFLIHAVDVEGLCRGVDLELVGHLAEWTTNPVTYAGGANSLRDLEQVTRTGQGRIDLTIGAALDIFGGTGVRYAEAVGFNRRWQAAHQAAAPE